In Rhodamnia argentea isolate NSW1041297 chromosome 5, ASM2092103v1, whole genome shotgun sequence, the DNA window CGTCCTATGTTGCGTCCTATGTGGTGTTGAGGTTAACTAAAGCAttaaaacaacgtcgttttgatTTGAATCCTAATTCTtacacaaaattttaattaaattaggtgaaaaatgccaaaaaatccatgaaaagacatacttaaagaaaaaaaaactaaaacttaagaaaaaaaaaaaaaactcaagccCTCTACCTTAACCACCGTCCCATCCGGTGATGGGACATTGGCAATGGTTATTGACTCAAGATGAGGGCGCCACAGGCGAAATAGTTTTTAtacaaaatttagtttttttaatttttaatttaatttaattaaaatataaGTTAAAATTATCAATggatgaaaatgccattgacAAGTCGGAATATTTAGCAGACCCACGAGAtctaactcttatttgaaataatattgatttaagtttttatttaaaacaaatgaTGAAACTTCCAAGTACTTATTAATAAGTACTTTTCATAAAAATGTACTAAGACTTTCATTTGTTGCTTGAAAAATTGTCCGAACCCAGCAAAATGACGGCTTAGCCGCAGACTGATCATGCCATCTCCGTCCATGAACCCTCCTTGTACCCTCGTCAAAGCTAAAGTCTCCTCGCTCCATTGATGGCGGATCGCTACCTCATCCATTTTGGAGAATGTCGCAAACGAAGAGTTGTTGGGGTCCATCGTGTTGTCCTGCTAAAGCTGCGATAAGTTGATATGCCTTGTGATTGTTGACTTGGAGCATCATTAACGCGTGATTCTTGATTTGGAGTGTTTCTTGATGAACTTTGTGCTTTGGGATACTGCTTTTATGTCTTGAGGGTATTCCAGTTCAAATTTAACGTTCATCTTGTGTTGTATAATTCCAAACAGGAGGTCATTTAACTGTGTTGTGGAACTGTTCTTGATTTGTACTATTAGAAGTATTAGAATTTGGTAGCTTGGTCGATGATTTGACTCGAATGTCAGTGATAATGAGCCGGATGTTTCACTTGCTAGAAACTGAGGCTATAGTGATAGAGGCTTGATCACTTCGTGGTTTGCTTGCTGTAGGTCCGAAGAGAGTTCTCAGAGGGTAATCTCTCAGACGTTAGTGCTGAAACAGTGGATTGTCGTCTTAAAAGGGTAAGGTTTTTGCTTGACGCATTAACTAATTCTTTCTTTTAGATGCTACACTTTCTATCACGACATGATGAAACGGATGATCAGTCTTTCTAACATTGGACGATAATGGAAGGTGGCAGCTAAAGACTCGATCAACTTGGGAGATCGAATCTATCTTCCAATCACTGTTGAAGAGTTGCCTTCAAAGAAGCAAGAGTGGCGCTGCAATTCAGAAGAAGTGAATTTTGTTCGTGGCCTTGTGTTGCATAAGGTTCAGATGCTTATGCATTTCTCTTGGTTACTAGATGTGTGTCAATTCGCTTTAGGCTTTTCACTTTCCACTTGCACTTTGAGCAGGACGAAGCCATTATTGCCGTGAATAAACCCCCTGGAATGCCTGTTCAAGTGAgctatttttcttcatttgcttCTTTCCCTTATCTTCAAAGAAATGTGGATGCAAGCTACAGTGATTTCTTTGGCAGGGTGGTGTAGGCATCAGTAGAAGCTTGGATGAGGTGGCCATTACTTGTTTGAAGTATGATCACCAAGAAAACCCTCGGCTGGTAAGTGCTCTGGGGACCTTTTACAACAACCTGTTGCGTAATTACAAGTAGATGGCTCTTCAGGGACATTAATGGCTTATTAAactctttttacatttttaaggTGCACAGACTTGACAAAGATTGCAGTGGCATCCTGGTGATGGGCAGGACACAAACAAGTGCAACATTTTTGCACTCCCTATTCCATGAGAAAACTGTTGGAGCATTAAACAATGTCAGAAACACGGAGTatcctttttgccttttcttccaGTTAGGCACACGTTAATTCATAGTGAACTGCTAGTAGCACTTAAAGATTGACCTGATTCTCGAACCTTTTTTTAGGATACTGATAGCAGAAAGAGATTATTGCAACGGAAGTATTGGGCACTTGTCATTGGATCACCTAGGCGATCAAAGGGAGTGATTTCTGCACCACTGGGAAAGGTGGGAATGTTTTTGGGCTTCATAACTATATGTTGGAGGCTTCTCCGTCTTTGATCATCGAAGATGCAAATGACTTCTTCTAGAATATGTTTTAGTCAACCTGTTTTATGGCATGCTATCTTTCTGTTATTTAGCAGAAAGGATACTTCGTTTCGTTATTCAAACTTGTTTTGCTTGTTAATTGATGTTTCTCTTGAGCATGAAAAGAATTAGCTCCTAGCCGGCTGTGAGAATGTTGCAAGGCAAATGAGCCTTAACTCCCCTAATTGAATGAGTCATACACTCATGGCCAGAATGGTCTTAATTTCAATAGATTTTGTTATATCAGGAGAAATTCCCGAATGATTGTGATACGGAAGGAGTCAAGAAGTTTACTCCACGACTGTAATTTCACTtcaatttataatttaaattCAACATGGAACAAACATTACTAAAGGAGTTCAGAATAATCAGGGTAGACCTGGAATATTTGCTTGCTTTCTGAATGTCTTTTCGGTGCCAACTCTTTGCTATCATCTAGGCTTCCCACTGTCTCTGCCCTTTTTGTGCATGAATTTGTGTTTTACGAACCGTATGCCTAGAAACGCAAATTTAGTAGGCTATCTTTTTTCTCAGGTTGCTTCAGCATTTTGCAGGAGACTGttaaatattgtttttttttttttttggtcagaagtgttgtcatttGACAACCTGCTATCTGCATATTTCTGTGTAGTATGGATGGATTGCAGTGTTATGCTTTGAAATGGTTGTTTGaccataaaatttgattttctatgCCTATTGGACACTATTCACACTACATATTCTGTTTGACATTGAAGAACTTCTATTTATTACTTTACATTCTTTTAGGTGCTGATGGACAATGGGAAATCAGATCGTACAACGATTATCAATGGCAGTCATACGATCCCATCTCATCATGCACTAACAGAGTATCAAGTGATTGAATCTCGTCATGGTGAGTGATTGATGCTGACTGAAAGACATCTTAGTAATTTGTAGAATTTTGTTGCGGTGGGATTGATATGCTTCCTAGAAAATTGTTTTGCCCTTCATAAAGGTTTTATCTCTAGTTGTGACAGATTTATGTGCCTAAATCATCAACGGTCTATGCAGTGTCCTGGATTGAAGAAAGCAATGATTGTCACATTTTCTGTTGGTCATTAAATTTAATATCATCAGCATCTGTTCTAATCTAACCAATTTCTTGAAGTTGAGTGAGTCATTACTTAACTGGGGCATTCTATTGCAGACCTATCTTGCCAATAGAGCAGATCCCTCTCCGACCACGTGTTTAGAGGCTTGAGGTCTTAGGATGCATTcctttttatcatttcttttattgtcGTCTAATGCAGGCTATACGTGGCTAGAGCTGTCACCGCTCACTGGAAGAAAGCATCAGGTATGTTATAACCAAGATGTTTACATTCCCAAAAAAGAACTTGAATCAAGATTTTGTCTTATCAGTTTACGTGCACATCTCTGACTTCCATTCTGGAAAAATTCTTCCACCTCTGTCCTCAACAGACTCCTGAACCTTGCTGAATAATAAAGAACCAAATTTGCCAATGTGTATCAGCGATAGAAATTGCTGTTATTCATTAACTTTGGAACCATTCAGGGCCAACTTTTGAACAATGCAAGAATAATCTGGCGCCCTTACGATACCGAGCAATTTCTGATCGTATGTCATtacctttgttttgcttttttggcttttttacgTTTTGTCTCCAGTAGGGTTTAGTTAAGGCTTGAGGCAAAAATTTATATTCAGATGAAAACAGCGTCGATCTGGCATAGGTTCAAGCTTAACGGCCATGTTGGCATCTTTCGATAGGCAAATTAGATGGAGTTAACGGgggaacttgattacactttttgaaaaatttaaggattCAATTACATCTTCtcaataagttttatgacttatgGTGTACTTACCCAAAAAATAGACTACTTACTTGGAATATTTAATATCATATTGCATAGTTAAAGCATAAGATGAAATCTCAACAAActtaaaatttgcaaattaacaCTGATTCTAATCTTGATCTCGTCGAAGAAATGTCGAATTGTCAACAAAATATAATTGAATAAAAGCACGATAGAACATAAGAATTATCATGATGGAAACCATGACCAGTTTAAACTTTGGACAATTAAGTGTGAGCCTAGATATATGTATTACTCcagtaaaacaaaataaaataatgacgAGCTTGAACTGGAACTTGTGCATGTACCAATGTTGTAAGACCGTAATTTGAACACTGCACTAAGATGAAACGGGAAATTACAAAGTGTCGTAATCTATTGTACGGCGGTCAATTCAGTTTGAAACCTTTCAATTacatcaatttagttctaaatattttgactattttttaatctagtcctttcgatcaattttggccgaaaattgctaatgtcCACGTCgatcgtcttacgtggcacgaccgatggtgacgtgaatattttttatttttttcataaaaaaaagaaacaaatcaaaaataattttcaaaaataacaaaaattatccacgctaTCACtaatcatgccacataggacaaccgaCGTCTACTTCAACAACTTTTtactaaaattggccggaatgactacattgcCAAATAGTCAAAAAGTCTaacactaaattggcaaaaaaaaaaattgagcaataaaaattggcacaattgaaaggtttaggattgaaatggCCGTCGTACGATAAGttgagaacttttttggtaattatcttaAAAAGAAATTCCATTAGTTTTCTAGATGCAATCGAAGGAGTTGGGGATCGAATATGGAGAACATAAGTGGCCTGAGAATGGTTCACATCTCGTCATCTTCTAATCAAGTTCAACTTTTCCTCCGTGAACTGGGCTTTCAATTTCTGGAGTAAATTCAACATATACAAATTACGCTGTTTGAGATGATGTCACATAAGCGAATACCAAATGAATCGTTACAACATTAAATTCCACTCTTGCTCACCTTCCACCAGCATATATATGTTGATCTCTTCTTCTTGATCTCACAAGGAATGACTGGTCTTGTTGGGAAAAATTCcgaaaatattgaaaagaaaaagtgccCTAAAAGATTGGCTAAATCACGGATTTAAGATCAGATCATTAAGTGGCttgagggaaaattaccaaaaaacgTCATAAACATAtagtaattatgccaatttagtcctaaatttttttttttggcctattCAATCATagaccttttgtaattgtaacAATTTAGgctgcgcatggtaaccattctgttctgaaaaactgattctgattaaaattacattttctgattctattcctaaatgagttttagagaatcaaaacgtaTTTAATAACTGTCCAAAATTTCTATCCTTAGAAtagaaacgtgtttgataactgcacaaagtttctgtttcaaaaaattgtttctcttcctaatttttttcatttaattcaagtaactatgtagttactttgtaaaatttcatcctaaattgaagactaatttccaatgcacactaaaataatttaaaatacattatttttttagcatgtcataaatgaaacacaaattttaatacattacgtttgaagtttgattgaagcatgggacagtttctatattaagaactcatttttttctttaaatgttgcgttgtccaaaatacatacaaacataacagcagaataatcaaattatccactgaccaaaaaaaaaaaaaaattatcttccttgatatgaagtacaagtcctttactatcattttgcagcttctgtcTTAAATCCAAATGAGTGTTTAGCTTCCACTCCACGTGCAgatatttacattttgtgacgAACGGCTataagtatatatgttatcgtccacatgttggatgccatcattttctgtgacattttttgcaaaagagtGAAATCCATGAAATCTAGGGAATTTAGGcccaaatatatgaaaatgaggtcaaactagcataatataagcttattctatttttagggattttctaaattttttgtgattttttaaaaaaattccattttttttaatttgttaaatttaatttattttatttttattatgttgAGGGAAAAGTAACGAGAGAATTAAAACGGAAAAGGGAGAGATGtgagatttcattttgttttgtgattctcaaaagtgattctttttttcggaaccaactttttttttctggattttgctttaaaaccgattctaattctctaaaactgattatgggaacagaatcagaatcaaatttatttgcattaccaaacacGATTCTCATCCCTTTTTGTTCCCGGAATCAAAATCAGAGAATgggaatggttaccatgcaggcccttagtccatccaactaattttgatcggTCGGTATCGGCCATCCGAcgtcataatattttaatttttttaatattttttccttattctttctttttattttcttttgttagtgacccgctgaaggaagaagagagaagaaaaaataataaataataaagatataaataaataaaatattatgtctCCAAATGTGATGCAGAGCATCCGATTATGTCGTCATGAAGACTATCGACTAGGATTGTCGATTATAAAGTTTCGATTATTTTCCTTAGAAATAAGATTGCTTAGCGGATTGATTGCGAAATTCATGGCGATTCATCGGATTGACCTTGATCAGATtgattgaagattcaaatgCATATTCAAGATATGATTAATTGCTAATTTTATAGCATGTTCAAGATGTGATTGATTGCTGATTTCAAACCATATCTTGCCTGATTACATGTTGATTTGATGGCAAATCGAAGACATATCAATGAGAGGCTGATTTGAgttattttctttaatattaGTAGATCTTTTAAGGTTGTTGTTGGCATGATGAGGCTGGTGAATAGAATTTGtgctttatttcatttttctatttcctttggCTTAGTCTCTTTATTTATATAGGAGTGTTCTCCATCGTAAGGACGGATTtggtgaatgaatgagaattcctTTTTTGAGTTGAATTTGCTTTATTTCGCTTTCTTTAGCCTTGGAAATTGGATTCTTCCTCGGTGGCGAACCAAAAGCCTTTTAGTCGCTTTTTGCCTTGGTTGGTGGTTTTCCTTTAATCTTAGTGGTGAGCTTTTGTCCCGAATCCCAATCTAGACTATTGGTTGGTGGCATGCCTTTAGGCCTTGATCTAATTGTATCATATCCTTATTCCAGTTCATCCTTCCATACCCATCCTAAAAACTTTGATCGATCCATTAT includes these proteins:
- the LOC125315231 gene encoding RNA pseudouridine synthase 4, mitochondrial-like; the protein is MPVQGGVGISRSLDEVAITCLKYDHQENPRLVHRLDKDCSGILVMGRTQTSATFLHSLFHEKTVGALNNDTDSRKRLLQRKYWALVIGSPRRSKGVISAPLGKVLMDNGKSDRTTIINGSHTIPSHHALTEYQVIESRHGYTWLELSPLTGRKHQVCYNQDVYIPKKELESRFCLISLRAHL